Proteins encoded together in one Orcinus orca chromosome 13, mOrcOrc1.1, whole genome shotgun sequence window:
- the PCARE gene encoding photoreceptor cilium actin regulator → MGCTPSHSDIVNSVAKSGIQFFKKPKATLPGCQGPSERCSIPLLVQNSTCYDSGGGSSQGQRPEEQQSPRWIQSVAESLCQLTRDPTSGKRKDMEGLIPETKTSPSQLNKAQSYVATDVPLKRQSSHGSQGAAFSGEESEESNTRETSKWGKRPKCHRSSKQGHDCQTILPAHESEDKVDFPEPLVKAHQRAYTYLHTCLSKYEAVMSITHCATQTQELLQPMVGFLLLCFDEVNQLLGEISKDGEELLQEVKEDLAWPLKKREPQEQPDLLQQLLQYTVSKLQALSGTVASLSDSLLEGSGRYFHGAAGHLGNKLCKKKGADEHLLRVLGHLESLASGHGDPEVQGLPLCSEDSGIGADNECVQLADKLGKRASWDFVLEPAEWRPAIPPTVEAKLSRHTWQQSPFWMGSARPQDCPLSRPLTAKVQPAVQGGSGSPWPSSTGPENTASRPWGLGQSAPCDSPGIRISREAHFPKGSRLMDTPPLSECEDSSPEAEEDKESCLSPRAGQGSASHARPRSSPAGGAESLFQPHPRRLRSPQDEEMILKMKEAISERIKFVPLPSEHQEWIEEEERTMVAPRPNTASDSRKAPSRQRRSQSEGCLKSHVEDPTLQELWRVQRDLSQRLEALCTRDTRRQGHSQKQVLQPRATALRPDHYCKVTPSSTISKLKASLTKNFSILPSQSTLQKCCPHPEGEQPWQGKAEGLPNVMPSGERASEAPRARDWNIKSCPTRTSVKKLIETFSPTEGLRTLGDSKDSGPSPCPRKWGVPTMPPRFPIYRGLAPLYPKPRISPAAGGESLRIGPGWRPFAPTFPPLLTAEASKSEDLNCETEENPEHLPPPPLEILMDKSFTSLEPPENSDLAESSLEGTHVPGLGGAGPARRTWASPKLRAAMSPSDLLPSKSTATLARARSTEPGRSKSGCNPGKLALDLSHPPAASGNPEVQGSRAQSQARADRATGLSKHPRKVIHWRHSSHTSGQDRTSEPNLARPMRGPHSPEAPRQNQDRSPVLVRKASPTRAHWTPRVDKRHPSVPSTHRPAQPSVPCVHRSPSPPLSPPASPRMLSPPTVKKRASPPPQHKLSTPPSASPPARHKVSSPPAQCTEASSPASGPSPSPPASPSQGPKETRDSEDSRAAMAKASGNTCSIFCPATSSLFEAKSPFSTVPQLTPPSLPPEAGGPCGTPTGCWRSSSGPRLRADSQRGTALCALNPQPFIRRTASDCQPGIRLHLPVPGTTSDACESQLGQSSSEESPKDTEPWNSPCAPELKGGSRGAPPPELCVLGHGLQREASASHAQDKRQQKEVA, encoded by the exons ATGGGATGTACACCTTCCCACAGTGATATTGTTAACAGCGTTGCTAAGAGTGgcatccagttttttaaaaagcccaaagCAACTCTGCCAGGATGTCAGGGGCCCAGCGAAAGATGCTCCATCCCTTTGCTGGTTCAAAACTCCACCTGCTATGACTCTGGAGGGGGCTCGTCCCAGGGACAGAGGCCAGAAGAGCAGCAAAGTCCCAGGTGGATCCAATCCGTGGCTGAAAGTCTTTGTCAGCTCACCAGAGATCCCACTTCGGGCAAAAGGAAAGATATGGAAGGACTGATCCCAGAAACCAAAACCTCCCCATCCCAGCTGAACAAAGCACAGAGCTACGTGGCTACAGACGTTCCACTCAAGAGACAGAGTTCCCATGGATCACAAGGGGCGGCCTTTTCTGGGGAAGAGAGTGAGGAAAGCAATACCCGGGAGACTTCCAAATGGGGAAAGAGGCCAAAATGTCACAGGTCGAGCAAACAGGGCCATGACTGCCAAACCATCCTTCCTGCCCACGAGTCTGAAGACAAAGTAGACTTCCCTGAGCCCCTGGTGAAGGCCCACCAGCGTGCTTACACCTATCTGCACACCTGCCTCTCCAAATACGAAGCAGTTATGAGCATCACCCATTGCGCCACGCAGACCCAGGAGCTGCTGCAGCCCATGGTCGGCTTCCTGTTGCTGTGTTTTGATGAGGTCAACCAGCTCTTAGGGGAAATCTCCAAGGATGGAGAAGAGCTCCTCCAGGAAGTTAAGGAGGATCTGGCTTGGCCTTTGAAGAAAAGAGAGCCCCAGGAGCAGCCAGATCTCTTGCAGCAGCTTCTGCAGTACACAGTTAGCAAGCTGCAGGCGCTCAGCGGCACAGTGGCCTCGCTCTCTGACAGCCTCCTGGAGGGCTCCGGCCGCTACTTCCACGGCGCCGCGGGCCACCTGGGAAACAAGCTGTGCAAGAAGAAGGGTGCGGATGAGCACCTCCTCAGGGTTCTGGGGCACCTGGAGAGCTTAGCGAGTGGCCACGGTGACCCTGAAGTGCAGGGCCTACCCTTGTGCTCTGAGGACAGTGGCATCGGTGCTGACAATGAGTGTGTGCAGCTGGCAGACAAACTGGGCAAGCGAGCCAGCTGGGACTTCGTGCTGGAGCCTGCAGAGTGGAGGCCAGCGATTCCACCCACAGTGGAGGCCAAGCTGTCCAGACATACCTGGCAGCAAAGCCCATTCTGGATGGGTTCAGCCAGACCCCAGGACTGCCCGCTCTCCAGGCCCCTTACAGCAAAGGTTCAGCCAGCAGTGCAGGGTGGATCGGGGAGCCCCTGGCCCTCCAGCACAGGCCCAGAAAATACTGCCTCCAGGCCTTGGGGGCTGGGCCAAAGCGCTCCGTGTGATTCCCCTGGGATCAGGATCTCCAGGGAAGCACACTTTCCTAAAGGCTCCAGGTTGATGGACACTCCGCCCCTCAGTGAATGTGAGGACAGCAGCCCAGAGGCGGAGGAAGACAAAGAGAGCTGCCTGAGTCCGCGTGCGGGGCAGGGAAGCGCTTCCCATGCAAGGCCTCGGTCTTCACCTGCCGGTGGTGCCGAAAGCCTATTTCAGCCACACCCCCGGAGGCTTAGGAGCCCCCAGGACGAGGAAATGATTCTGAAGATGAAGGAAGCAATCAGTGAAAGGATCAAGTTTGTCCCCCTGCCCTCTGAGCACCAGGAATGGATcgaggaagaggagagaaccaTGGTGGCCCCAAGACCGAACACGGCCAGTGACAGCAGGAAGGCCCCCTCAAGGCAGAGGAGGTCCCAATCTGAGGGCTGTCTGAAGAGCCACGTGGAGGACCCCACGCTCCAGGAGCTGTGGAGGGTCCAGAGAGACCTCAGCCAGAGGCTGGAGGCGCTTTGCACCCGGGACACCCGACGGCAGGGGCACAGCCAGAAGCAGGTTCTGCAGCCCAGGGCAACAGCGCTGAGGCCTGACCACTACTGCAAGGTCACCCCAAGCAGCACCATCAGCAAGTTGAAGGCGTCCCTCACCAAGAACTTCAGCATTTTGCCAAGTCAGAGCACCTTGCAGAAATGCTGTCCCCACCCTGAGGGAGAACAGCCCTGGCAGGGAAAAGCTGAGGGGCTTCCAAACGTCATGCCATCAGGTGAGAGGGCCAGTGAGGCTCCCAGGGCCCGGGACTGGAACATCAAGAGCTGTCCTACCAGAACATCGGTCAAGAAACTCAttgaaactttcagtcccaccgAGGGTCTAAGGACACTGGGGGATTCCAAGGACTCTGGGCCGAGCCCCTGCCCCAGGAAGTGGGGGGTCCCCACCATGCCTCCCAGATTCCCCATTTACAGGGGACTTGCCCCTTTGTATCCAAAGCCTCGAATTTCTCCAGCAGCAGGTGGAGAATCTCTCAGGATAGGCCCAGGCTGGAGGCCCTTTGCTCCCACCTTTCCCCCTCTGCTCACAGCAGAAGCGTCCAAGAGTGAGGACCTCAACTGTGAAACAGAGGAGAACCCAGAGCATCTCCCTCCACCGCCTCTGGAAATCCTGATGGACAAATCATTCACttccctggagcccccagaaaaCAGCGATCTAGCAGAGAGCTCCCTTGAAGGGACCCACgtgccagggctgggaggggccgGCCCCGCCCGGAGAACGTGGGCTTCCCCAAAGCTAAGAGCCGCCATGAGCCCCTCTGACCTGCTGCCCAGCAAAAGCACGGCCACCCTCGCCAGGGCCCGCAGCACAGAACCAGGGAGAAGCAAGAGCGGCTGCAATCCCGGAAAGCTCGCCTTGGACCTCAGTCACCCACCAGCAGCCAGCGGGAACCCAGAGGTGCAGGGCAGCAGGGCTCAGAGTCAGGCACGAGCGGACAGGGCCACAGGCCTCTCCAAGCATCCCCGGAAGGTCATCCACTGGCGCCACTCCAGCCACACATCCGGGCAGGACAGGACCTCGGAGCCCAACCTGGCCAGGCCAATGCGAGGGCCACATTCTCCCGAGGCCCCAAGGCAGAACCAAGACAGAAGCCCCGTGCTGGTCAGGAAGGCCTCTCCCACGAGGGCACACTGGACACCCAGAGTGGACAAGAGGCACCCAAGCGTGCCCTCCACTCACAGACCTGCCCAGCCAAGTGTGCCCTGTGTGCACAGGTCCCCCAGCCCACCGCTCAGCCCTCCAGCGAGCCCCAGGATGCTAAGCCCCCCAACAGTGAAGAAacgagcctcccctcccccccagcacAAACTGTCCACCCCTCCCTCGGCAAGCCCACCGGCTCGGCACAAGGTCTCCAGCCCCCCTGCCCAGTGCACAGAAGCCAGTTCCCCTGCCTCtggcccctccccatctcccccagcATCTCCCAGTCAGGGGCCCAAGGAAACAAGAGATTCTGAAGACAGTCGGGCAGCCATGGCCAAAGCATCTGGGAACACATGTTCCATCTTCTGTCCAGCCACCTCCTCTCTGTTTGAAGCTAAGTCACCATTCTCaacagtaccccaactcaccccACCATCGCTGCCACCTGAAGCTGGAGGTCCTTGTGGGACCCCGACAGGATGCTGGAGGAGCAGCTCAGGGCCACGACTGAGGGCGGACTCACAGCGAGGGACAGCCCTGTGTGCCCTCAACCCTCAGCCTTTCATCAGAAGGACAGCTTCTGACTGCCAGCCGGGCATCCGCCTTCACCTGCCTGTCCCGGGCACCACCAGCGACGCTTGTGAATCCCAGCTTGGCCAGAGCAG CAGCGAGGAGAGCCCCAAGGACACAGAGCCATGGAACAGTCCCTGTGCCCCAGAACTGAAGGGCGGCAGCAGGGGTGCACCGCCCCCAGAGCTCTGCGTGCTGGGCCACGGGCTGCAGCGGGAGGCCAGCGCCAGCCATGCCCAGGACAAGCGCCAGCAGAAGGAAGTGGCCTGA